One Bombus vancouverensis nearcticus unplaced genomic scaffold, iyBomVanc1_principal scaffold0024, whole genome shotgun sequence genomic region harbors:
- the LOC143304137 gene encoding omega-amidase NIT2-A-like isoform X3 produces MPEIEGDKLYNTCTIWGPDGTLIAKHRKVHLFDIDIPNKITFRESDSLSPGNSLTTFDVKGCKIGIGICYDIRFEEMARIYRNKAFQSE; encoded by the exons atgcctgaaatagagggcgataaattgtacaatacctgtactatttggggtcccgatggaactttgatagcaaaacaccgaaag gtacatctattcgacatcgacattcctaataagattacttttcgagagagtgattcactcagtcctggtaactccctaacgacgttcgatgtgaagggctgcaaaataggtattggcatttgctatgatattagattcgaggaaatggcacgcatttatcggaacaaag cgtttcagagcgaatga
- the LOC143304137 gene encoding omega-amidase NIT2-A-like isoform X2, with product MPEIEGDKLYNTCTIWGPDGTLIAKHRKVHLFDIDIPNKITFRESDSLSPGNSLTTFDVKGCKIGIGICYDIRFEEMARIYRNKVYLLKMKQIKELKAQ from the exons atgcctgaaatagagggcgataaattgtacaatacctgtactatttggggtcccgatggaactttgatagcaaaacaccgaaag gtacatctattcgacatcgacattcctaataagattacttttcgagagagtgattcactcagtcctggtaactccctaacgacgttcgatgtgaagggctgcaaaataggtattggcatttgctatgatattagattcgaggaaatggcacgcatttatcggaacaaag tatatttgctgaaaatgaaacaaataaaagaattaaaagcacaataa
- the LOC143304137 gene encoding omega-amidase NIT2-A-like isoform X1, whose protein sequence is MPEIEGDKLYNTCTIWGPDGTLIAKHRKVHLFDIDIPNKITFRESDSLSPGNSLTTFDVKGCKIGIGICYDIRFEEMARIYRNKEMMECEPCNYEVNWYSVASYFLLLYDLLQYDHWTTALVITSAFQSE, encoded by the exons atgcctgaaatagagggcgataaattgtacaatacctgtactatttggggtcccgatggaactttgatagcaaaacaccgaaag gtacatctattcgacatcgacattcctaataagattacttttcgagagagtgattcactcagtcctggtaactccctaacgacgttcgatgtgaagggctgcaaaataggtattggcatttgctatgatattagattcgaggaaatggcacgcatttatcggaacaaag aaatgatggaatgtgaaccgtgcaactacgaagttaattggtattcggtggcttcatatttcctgcttctatATGACCTgcttcaatatgaccactggaccactgcactggtcattacttcagcgtttcagagcgaatga
- the LOC143304142 gene encoding survival of motor neuron protein-like translates to MADDMNVLFIRGNGNDTDTANDNVWDDSALIEAYDKAINLAKEEVIKRMGMDVGNSQPKENLQNLKQPKHAGKLHKNTCVVKFVGYGNTEKVELSSLLESEGLQSQIAQQKKALEEKFNEENDETCETNFSTNVNSKKYNVEKMDCDSEEANAYKHHFIPGPSFNSMTDIMPPAPPLPPQLMAK, encoded by the exons atggcagatgatatgaatgttctttttatacgaggaaatggaaac gatacagacacagccaatgataatgtttgggatgatagtgcattaatagaagcatatgataaagcaataaatttagcaaaagaagaagttatcaagcgaatgggaatggatgttggaaattctcaaccgaaagaaaacctacaaaatcttaagcagcctaaacacgcaggtaaattacacaag aa cacgtgtgttgtaaaatttgtag gctatggtaatacagagaaagtcgagttgagttctcttttagaatcagaaggtttgcaaagtcaaatagcacaacaaaagaaagctttggaagagaaattcaatgaagagaacgatgagacttgtgagactaatttttctacaaatgtaaattcgaaaaaatataatgtagaaaaaatggattgtgactctgaagaagcaaatgcgtataaacatcacttcataccgggaccatctttcaattcgatgactgatataatgccacctgcacctcctttaccaccacaattaatggccaagtaa
- the LOC143304146 gene encoding uncharacterized protein LOC143304146 isoform X2 produces the protein MVHNVFVWQREKTNAVKALAREQCEAAVQLQRQQQLQQHQNQPQLQQQQQLRDPLTIHHAGCPTKVGPVTNQLNTSHATHGRAAQYQHYHHHHHHRHVSMSPPPLLLSSPAPIAATHNHLNVSGHRNAVTPPDIPADRSPPTPGNKLNRSQHLPREATGSVSPGLPAATLDLSSAATTNSPHELSTLV, from the exons ATGGTCCATAACGTCTTCGTGTGGCAGAGG GAGAAGACGAATGCCGTGAAGGCGTTAGCGCGCGAACAGTGCGAAGCGGCGGTACAGCTGCAGCGTCAGCAGCAGCTGCAACAGCACCAGAACCAGCCCCAgctacaacagcaacaacaactacGTGACCCGTTAACCATCCACCATGCTGGCTGCCCAACGAAAGTCGGGCCCGTGACGAACCAACTAAATACCAGCCACGCAACGCACGGCCGAGCTGCACAGTACCAACActatcatcaccatcatcatcatcgacaCGTGTCAATGTCTCCACCGCCCTTGTTGCTCTCATCGCCAGCTCCGATCGCGGCGACGCACAATCATCTGAACGTGAGCGGACACAGAAACGCGGTTACGCCACCGGATATACCAGCAGATAGATCGCCACCGACTCCTGGAAATAAGCTAAATAGATCGCAGCATTTGCCACGGGAAGCAACCGGCAGCGTCAGTCCTGGTCTTCCGGCTGCCACATTGGATCTAAGTAGCGCAGCAACCACCAATAGTCCGCATGAATTGTCCACGTTAGTTTAG
- the LOC143304146 gene encoding uncharacterized protein LOC143304146 isoform X1, translating into MAESNPKEFSPWLSEKTNAVKALAREQCEAAVQLQRQQQLQQHQNQPQLQQQQQLRDPLTIHHAGCPTKVGPVTNQLNTSHATHGRAAQYQHYHHHHHHRHVSMSPPPLLLSSPAPIAATHNHLNVSGHRNAVTPPDIPADRSPPTPGNKLNRSQHLPREATGSVSPGLPAATLDLSSAATTNSPHELSTLV; encoded by the exons atggctgaaagtaatccaaaagagttttcaccatggttatcg GAGAAGACGAATGCCGTGAAGGCGTTAGCGCGCGAACAGTGCGAAGCGGCGGTACAGCTGCAGCGTCAGCAGCAGCTGCAACAGCACCAGAACCAGCCCCAgctacaacagcaacaacaactacGTGACCCGTTAACCATCCACCATGCTGGCTGCCCAACGAAAGTCGGGCCCGTGACGAACCAACTAAATACCAGCCACGCAACGCACGGCCGAGCTGCACAGTACCAACActatcatcaccatcatcatcatcgacaCGTGTCAATGTCTCCACCGCCCTTGTTGCTCTCATCGCCAGCTCCGATCGCGGCGACGCACAATCATCTGAACGTGAGCGGACACAGAAACGCGGTTACGCCACCGGATATACCAGCAGATAGATCGCCACCGACTCCTGGAAATAAGCTAAATAGATCGCAGCATTTGCCACGGGAAGCAACCGGCAGCGTCAGTCCTGGTCTTCCGGCTGCCACATTGGATCTAAGTAGCGCAGCAACCACCAATAGTCCGCATGAATTGTCCACGTTAGTTTAG